The Pontibacter sp. SGAir0037 DNA segment TGACCCTGGTAAAAAAGACGTGCCTGACATGGCAAATTTAGGACATCCTTTTGTGGATGTTTCTTCGGACGGCAATGCCGTATTTGGCAAAGTTGCCGGTACAGGAGGCATTATCAACCTGGCTACAGTAAAGGAGCAGCTACTGTATGAGGTGATGGACCCCAGCCAGTATTTTACTCCTGATGTGGTAGCAGATTTCACACAGGTGCGCTTGCAGGAAATAGGACCTGACCAGGTGCTGGCAACAGGCGGGCGCGGGCAAATCAGGCCTGACACGCTAAAGGTCAGTGTAGGGTACCAGGCGGGGTACATTGGGGAGGGCGAGATTTCTTACGCAGGCACCAACGCGCTGGCGAGGGCACAACTGGCAGGCGAAACGATACGGAAACGACTGGAGGGGCAGTTGCAGGACTTGCGGGTGGATTACATTGGGTGTACCTCGGCGCACCGCACCGCCTTTGGCCATTACCTGGAGCCTTACGAGATCAGGCTGCGAGTTGCAGGAAAGGCCGCCACGGCCGCTCAGGCAGCCCTGGTAGGAGAAGAAGTAGAGGCCCTTTATACCAATGGTCCGGCAGGCGGCGGAGGTGCCCGTAAATACCTGCACGAGGTTGTGGGGATTGTCTCTGTTCTCATGCCCCGTGAAAAAGTAGTGCCAGCTGTTACCCTTTTCAGATCATGAAGAAGAAACTATACGACATTGCCCACAGCCGGGCAGGTGACAAAGGCAATACGCTGACCTTGTCCCTCATTCCTTACAAGGAGGAATACTACCCGCTGCTGCTGTCTCAGGTAACGGCTGGGGCGGTAAAAAAGCACCTAAGTAAGGTAGTGGCCGGGGAGGTATCCCGCTACGAGTTGCCCAACCTGCCGGCCCTGCTTTTTGTGTGCCAGCAGGCTTTGTCAGGGGGCGTTACCACCTCCCTCACCATGGACACCCACGGCAAAACCCTGAGTTATGCTTTGCTGGAAATGGAGATAGAAGTTTAAAGAAAATGGAAAGCTGATGTAGTTACAAAAGCATTTATGAATTTGCCCTGGTAACTAAGTACTGTCGCTTTGTTTCACTTAGCAAACGAAGGTGAAAGCGAAGATAATCACTCTTCGTCTTTGCAAGTATGATGTGCCTTTCACAGAGGAGCTGATGCACCTGCTTGAAATAGAAGGGAAATATACTATGTCTGCACAGCAGTTTTAGACTCAGTTATGCCGACAGAATTTCTGTAAAAGCCGCCCTTTCTAACTGACCGCTTCTCCTCCATTTTGTTGATGCATTTTTAATATCGCTCTAATGCCTATATCTTCAGTAAAGGAGGGTGGCTACCTGGGACCATGTGTAGCAGGAATTAAAGCCGAGAACAAGTCTGATCTTAGCGAACCGAAAAGGCAAGTTTGTATTTAGCCTGCTTGCTCCATTTTCAGGATATTGTGGCCTTAAAAACAAAAGACCGACCAACTTGAAAGTTGATCGGTCTGATTTGGTAGCGGGGACAAGACTCGAACTTGCGACCTTTGGGTTATGAGCCCAACGAGCTACCAACTGCTCCACCCCGCACTGTTATGATGATGCAAAAGTAAGATAAAGATATTTACCATGCAAGCATACTATACGATAAAAGTGTAAAAAGTTGTCGAAACACTAAAATTTGCTTGTAATACCAAAATGAATCTTAGAATTCTTTAACCCTAGCTGCTGTTGCTCCGATTTTCCTACAGAGTATACCAGTTGAAACACGCCGGCACCGGTGCTAAAGCTAATGCCTCCGCCTAAGCCATAGGGCATATCTGTTGTTCGCAACTTTTCTAAATCGCTTCGGTAGTAGCCCTGGTCGTAGAAAAGCAGCACATACGAGTCAGTATCGGTATAAAGACGATATTCTAAGGTAGCAATAGCATAAGAAGAGGCATAAAAAAAGAAATCATCAAAGCCACGAATGCTATAGAGCCCGCCCAGGCGATACATGTCGTTCAGGAAAATCTGGTTGTTCAGCAACGCTTCGCTTCTTAGCCGGGTAAGCAAGCTGCTGCTACGACCTAATTTTGTAAACTTCTCTAGCCGTAGCGCCAGGCTTAGCTGCGTTGTATTTACCTGCAAGGTATCGTAAAAGCTTTTCTCCAGCGCCGCATTACGGAGCAATTGTTTTCTTCCGGCAGCTATTTGCAGCTCTGTCAGCAAGCCCCGCTTCGGGAAGTAGAAATCATCCAGGTTATTCCAGAGGTAGTTAAAGCCATAGGAGGCGGTGCGGGCATCGGCCAGGTCGAGGTTTTGTAAGCTTTGCTGCGGTGCCTCTGCTAATAGCCTGGAGTTACGCCACTCTCCCAAAAAACTGATACGGCCATACTTCAGCGTATTGTAAGATAGATGTAAACGAGGCTGAACAGTTATAAAAGTGGAGTCCTGCTTCAGCAGGTTAAATTTACCTCCGACTTCGAATGGCGTTCCGAAAATATTCGGATGGATGTATTCTCCATTTAAGGTAACAGAACCACGCCCTACACGCCGCCACTGAAGCCCCAAACTTTTACCTGTACCCGTTATATTTCTGATATGCAGGTTTGCTTCACCAGTTATAAGCAATTTATTGTCGCTGCGGCCGGGGTCGGGCAGGAAACCAATAACACCGTCTATCTGGTTGGCCTGCCTATCTTCCAGAAAGTAAATCACCTGTGCCTTATCGCGTAGGAAACGTACCTGTGGAGGCCGCTGCACCCTTACATAAGGCAGAGCCGTGAGCATGCGCTGTGTGGCTGCAATCTGTTCCTGATTGTATGGCTGCCCCGGGTATAGCTGCAGGTAACGCATCAGAAACTTTTTCTTTGTTTTAGTGCCGCCCACAATCAGGAGAGAATCATATGTTACCAGAAAAGCCTTTTCCACCATCAGAGCAGCTTTTATTTTTCCCCCTTCAATTACCACAGAGTCTAGCCGAACTGATGCAAAGGGGTAACCATTTTGTTCAGCATAGCTTAGGATTCGCTGCTGCAGCCTGACATATTCTGCAGGTTTAAACGGAATGTTACGGTAAAATTTCTCTCTGAATCCTGACTCAACTAAAATGCCCTCGCTCAGGTTTCCATTCCGAAGCTCCGCCAGCTCAAATAAGTTACCGATATGCAGTTTCACGTGGAGCGTGTCCTGCCTTATAAACATGCTATCGGCAGAAGCTGTGAGGTAAGCATCCTGTTGTAGTTGGTAAACGAGCGCCTGCACCTCATTTTTGGCAGTGGCTGCATCCGGAAGCACAGGCTTATAGGTATACTGGCGCAGCACCTGATTATCTTCATCCGAAAAAGAAAACCGCAGCGCTACTTTCGAGTTCCTTTGCACAGCCACCTGTTCCAATACCTTTTCCTCCTGTGCCCAGGCAAAAGGCACCTGCAAAAGCAACAGGCAAACTAAAGCAGCTATTTTATACATGTGGCAAATAAAGTGCAATTTTACAAGGGGCTGATAGGCTAATTAGATAAATTTGCAATAGTAATTGGGAATTAACAATGGCTTATAAATCATCCTGTACAACATGTTGCAAAACCATCCGCAGCAAAAGCTCCGGCAATTGAACAATTTTACGCATTAATCCATTAGCAATTTAGCACATTACTTAATTAGCACATCATTTTGGCCGGCATATACCTCCACATTCCATTTTGCAAGCAGGCTTGCCATTATTGCGATTTCCATTTTAGCACCTCTATGGGCTTAAAAGAAGCTACCGTACAGGCTATTGCGCATGAGCTGAAGCTTCGCCAGAATTATTTGCAGGGACAACAGGTTGAAACCATCTACTTTGGAGGCGGAACCCCTTCGCTACTTCAACTGCAGGAACTGCAACTCCTCCTCGCAACAATACAAAGCTTCTATATAGTTTCGGATAAGGCAGAAATTACACTCGAAGCCAACCCGGATGATCTGACTCCTCAGAAATTGAAGGAATTGAAAACAGCCGGCATTAACCGCCTCAGCATCGGGCTACAGTCCTTCCACGAGCCCTACCTTCGCCTCATGAACCGCGCTCATACAGCAACGGAGAGCCTGCAATGCGTGCAGGATGCACAAGCTGCGGGTTTCAGCAACATAACCGTAGATTTAATTTATGGCATACCGGCTCCTGATCATACACAGTGGCACCAGGACCTGGACAAACTTTTTGCACTGGGTGTGCAGCATGTTTCATGTTATGCCTTAACCATAGAGCCTGACACGGCATTAGGCCGCTGGAGCAAAAAAGGGAAATTTAAACCCGCCGAAGATGAATTTACGGCGCAGCAGTTCGAGATCCTGCTGGAAAGAATGGCACAGGAAGGTTTTGTACAGTATGAGATTTCAAACTTCTGCAAGCCAGGTTATGAGTCGAAGCACAACAGCAATTACTGGCGGGGCATACATTACTTAGGCGTTGGCCCAAGTGCCCATTCCTTTAACGGAAGCTCGAGGCAGTATAACGTGGCACATAATAAAAAGTATACAGATGCTCTAAAGCAGGATACAGTGCCTTTCGAAGTAGAAGAGCTTTCCCTGACAGATCAGGCAAACGATTACCTGCTCACCAGCCTCCGCACTACCTGGGGCTGTGATTTAGCCAGGATGAAATCAGACTATCACATTGATTTCAGAAGCAGCCACAGCCAATACCTACAGGAGCTACAGACAAAAGAACTGGCGCTCATACAAGACGATGTACTTTATTTAACCGACAAAGGAAAACTCTTAGCAGACCAGGTAACTTTAGAACTTTTCATTGGCTAAACATTAATTTTAGTTTGCTGCAGAAAATAATTTACCGCTTGCGTATACAGCCTGTCCATTTTCTGATAGCTTTGTATGATATTCTTTTCTTTGTTGCTGCAGATCTAAGCTTTACATGACTTTACTAGAGCCTTTATATACATCAGATTATTATAAGGTTGAAGTTGACTTCAGAAACAGTTTGCTGCGTACTGAGTGGCTCCGCTCTGTGACGGAAGATGAGTTTATGGCTGGAGGAACAAAGTTAAAGCAACTGGTAGAAGCACACAATATTACAAAGGTGCTGGCAAACGCACAGCAGCTCCGAACCATCACCCCTAAAACAAAAGACTGGCTTTCCAACGCTTTTTACGAGGAATTGTCGCAGCTGAATATCAGCAAATTAGCCCGTGTAATGCCTCCCGACCTATTCAGCCGCATAGCCCTGGAATCTGTTATTACCCGTGCCGAAGCTATAGGTCATATCAATTTCCTGGTAAAGAATTTTCCTGACGATCAGGAGGCACTGGACTGGTTACGTGCGTAGCTGCTATACCAAAGCTTCCTGCTCGTTTAGCTGGTTCACAATATACTTACCTATAGCCAAAGAAGAGGTTGCTGCCGGCGAAGGGGCATTGCGAACATGAATAATGTTATTGTTCTTCAAGATATCGAAGTCATCGATCAATTTGCCGTTTCTGTCGCAGGCCTGAGCTCTTACACCAGCTCCTCCCGGTACTAAATCGCTTTCCTGGATTTCTGGTACCAGCTTCTGCAGTGCTTTGGTAAAGGCTGCTTTAGATAAAGACCTGTACATTTCGCCTAAGCCGGTACGGCCATACTTAGCGGCAATTTTCCAGAATCCTGGCCATGAAAAGGTTTCCTGGGTATCTTTTAAGTTAAAGTCCTGGAACTTGTACCCTTCACGCTTAAAAGCAAGTACTGCATTTGGACCAGCCTCTACACCGCCACGTATCATGCGGGTAAAGTGCACCCCCAGGAATGGGAAACTTGGGTCGGGCACAGGATAAATAAGCGTTTTAACCAGGTACTCCTTTTCCTTGCTCAGCTTGTAGTACTCTCCTCTGAAAGGGATGATGCGCAGATCGTTTTCCTGCTCTGTCATGTTGGCTACCCTGTCCGAAAACAGCCCTGCACAGCTAACCATGTTGCTTGCACTATAGGTATGTTTATCTGTTTCAACCAAAATGCCCTTGTTCTGGTTATGGATCCGGATTACTCTCTCACCAAAAGCAGTATCGCCTCCATATTGGTTCTGGTAAATTGACAGAAGGGTAGCGGCCATTTTAGGATAATCTATGATGCCCGTCTGTGGCACATGAATTCCTTTTATACCTGTACAATGTGGCTCAATCTCCTGTATTTCCTGCAGCGAAGAGAGCTTACGCAGGTTCTGCAAGCCATTGTTAATTCCTCTTTCATAAATATCGTTTAGCTTCACAACCTCTGTGGGTGTGGTAGCAACTATAATTTTGCCGCAGAGCTCATAAGGGATCTGATGTTCGTCGGCAAATTCAATTAATGAGTTATAGCCAGCTATGCAGTTCTTGGCTTTAAGGCTACCCGGAGCGTAGTAGATGCCGCTATGCATCACGCCGCTGTTATTGCCTGATTGGTGTTTAGCTACATCTTTTTCCTTCTCTATAACCAGCACCTTCGCATCAGGATTTTTTTTCTTTAAATGATAGGCAACGGATAAACCAACTAAACCCGCTCCGATTACAATGGTGTCATATTTTTTTACTGACATGCTCTTTTAAAACTTAAACCTGTAAACAATTTCTTTACTCACTTTTGAGCTGCAGATGTATTGGGTGCTCTATAGTAAATAAACATGCTCGTATACGATAACAGCTATATAAAGGCTACTGCATATTATGATATTTACAGGAAAATTATCAGGCCCTTCAGAAAACGCCGCACGGGCTTACATAGGTTAGCTACATGTTATTGCAGAGGCATTAGGAAACAAATATCATCTATTTCTGCTATACTTGCCGAAAGCAATCACTTCTATGACTAGCGCCTCTATTACTTTTAAAGGTCAGACCTATGGCTTTAACCCACTGGAGCCACTCGACATTTCCATGCCACTGCATGACCGGCAGCCTCAACCTGAATGCTTTTGGGCGGAACCGGTTGCATTTGAAACAATAGTAGCAGGCAATTTTGTAGGAAGCGTTGCCGAAGGTGGCAGTACTAACTATAAACGCATACACCTTACCCCACATGGCAACGGCACCCACACAGAGTGTTACGGACACATTGCTGCCGATGCCAGTGCTACTATTTATAACTGCCTGAAGCGCTATTTATTTGTAGCAAAGCTTATAACTGTAGCTCCGCAAGAGCTGGAAAATGGCGACAGGGTAATAGTACTGGAAGATGTAGAGAGGCATCTGTTAGAGAATACACCGGAAGCAGTTATACTTCGAACTTTACCTAATACAGCTGAGAAACTTACCCGCCACTACTCCGGCACAAATCCGCCTTACCTGGACCACCGCCTGGCAGCGTTGCTAGCCGAAAAAGGAGTAGAGCATCTGTTGTTGGATTTACCCTCTGTTGACAGAGAGCAGGATGAAGGGAAACTATTGGCTCATAGGGCCTTCTGGCAATATCCGCACAATACCAGAACTGGTGCCACTATTACAGAACTTATTTATGTACCTGATGCGATAGAAGATGGCCTATACTTGCTAAATCTGCAACTTATCAGCCTGCAGTTAGATGCTAGTCCTAGTAAGCCAACACTCTACCGCTTAAACCCTCACTAAGAAGGATTTTATCACCACAGAAGAAATCGGCTATACCTCTGTGGTGATGTTTACTTACAACTCCTCTATAAGAGCGTTATACACTTCCGGCGCTAAAAAAGGCAGCATGAGCCAATCCAGTGCCTCCTGCTTTTCAGCAAAATCACGCAGAATAAGATTGATATCGTAACTATGCCCTTTGGCTATCATTGTTTCGACTCCCGAACGGTTACCTTCTGAATAAGAAGGCAGGCGTGCCATCCGCAGCAGCGAACTGGTGGCTAAACGGGGTATAATAAAATTTATGCTCCAGTCCAGATCTTCGGGAGCAATAGATTCCATTAAACGATCATCGCCAAACCAGCGTGTTAGCGCATAGCGATCTACTAAATCCAGGCATAGCAAATATGCCTCCCTAAACTCGGCTCCACGTAGGTGCCCTTTCCATTCAGCAATACCCAAGGACGCAGTCCTGTCATAGTAAATG contains these protein-coding regions:
- a CDS encoding BamA/TamA family outer membrane protein: MYKIAALVCLLLLQVPFAWAQEEKVLEQVAVQRNSKVALRFSFSDEDNQVLRQYTYKPVLPDAATAKNEVQALVYQLQQDAYLTASADSMFIRQDTLHVKLHIGNLFELAELRNGNLSEGILVESGFREKFYRNIPFKPAEYVRLQQRILSYAEQNGYPFASVRLDSVVIEGGKIKAALMVEKAFLVTYDSLLIVGGTKTKKKFLMRYLQLYPGQPYNQEQIAATQRMLTALPYVRVQRPPQVRFLRDKAQVIYFLEDRQANQIDGVIGFLPDPGRSDNKLLITGEANLHIRNITGTGKSLGLQWRRVGRGSVTLNGEYIHPNIFGTPFEVGGKFNLLKQDSTFITVQPRLHLSYNTLKYGRISFLGEWRNSRLLAEAPQQSLQNLDLADARTASYGFNYLWNNLDDFYFPKRGLLTELQIAAGRKQLLRNAALEKSFYDTLQVNTTQLSLALRLEKFTKLGRSSSLLTRLRSEALLNNQIFLNDMYRLGGLYSIRGFDDFFFYASSYAIATLEYRLYTDTDSYVLLFYDQGYYRSDLEKLRTTDMPYGLGGGISFSTGAGVFQLVYSVGKSEQQQLGLKNSKIHFGITSKF
- the lhgO gene encoding L-2-hydroxyglutarate oxidase; translated protein: MSVKKYDTIVIGAGLVGLSVAYHLKKKNPDAKVLVIEKEKDVAKHQSGNNSGVMHSGIYYAPGSLKAKNCIAGYNSLIEFADEHQIPYELCGKIIVATTPTEVVKLNDIYERGINNGLQNLRKLSSLQEIQEIEPHCTGIKGIHVPQTGIIDYPKMAATLLSIYQNQYGGDTAFGERVIRIHNQNKGILVETDKHTYSASNMVSCAGLFSDRVANMTEQENDLRIIPFRGEYYKLSKEKEYLVKTLIYPVPDPSFPFLGVHFTRMIRGGVEAGPNAVLAFKREGYKFQDFNLKDTQETFSWPGFWKIAAKYGRTGLGEMYRSLSKAAFTKALQKLVPEIQESDLVPGGAGVRAQACDRNGKLIDDFDILKNNNIIHVRNAPSPAATSSLAIGKYIVNQLNEQEALV
- a CDS encoding acyclic terpene utilization AtuA family protein, encoding MKTTIRIGCGAGFSGDRLDPAVILAEKGELDYLVLECLAERTIALAQKRKMQDPTKGYDPLLERRMEALLPVLKKNKVRLISNMGAANPVAAAEVVCQLAKKLHLNVTVAAVTGDNVFTQLTGVEVALETGQPIRASGQLLSANAYMGTDAILPALATGADIIITGRVADPSLVVSPLVHEFGWSLENFEQVGQATVIGHLMECAGQLCGGYFADPGKKDVPDMANLGHPFVDVSSDGNAVFGKVAGTGGIINLATVKEQLLYEVMDPSQYFTPDVVADFTQVRLQEIGPDQVLATGGRGQIRPDTLKVSVGYQAGYIGEGEISYAGTNALARAQLAGETIRKRLEGQLQDLRVDYIGCTSAHRTAFGHYLEPYEIRLRVAGKAATAAQAALVGEEVEALYTNGPAGGGGARKYLHEVVGIVSVLMPREKVVPAVTLFRS
- the hemW gene encoding radical SAM family heme chaperone HemW yields the protein MAGIYLHIPFCKQACHYCDFHFSTSMGLKEATVQAIAHELKLRQNYLQGQQVETIYFGGGTPSLLQLQELQLLLATIQSFYIVSDKAEITLEANPDDLTPQKLKELKTAGINRLSIGLQSFHEPYLRLMNRAHTATESLQCVQDAQAAGFSNITVDLIYGIPAPDHTQWHQDLDKLFALGVQHVSCYALTIEPDTALGRWSKKGKFKPAEDEFTAQQFEILLERMAQEGFVQYEISNFCKPGYESKHNSNYWRGIHYLGVGPSAHSFNGSSRQYNVAHNKKYTDALKQDTVPFEVEELSLTDQANDYLLTSLRTTWGCDLARMKSDYHIDFRSSHSQYLQELQTKELALIQDDVLYLTDKGKLLADQVTLELFIG
- a CDS encoding cyclase family protein, with product MTSASITFKGQTYGFNPLEPLDISMPLHDRQPQPECFWAEPVAFETIVAGNFVGSVAEGGSTNYKRIHLTPHGNGTHTECYGHIAADASATIYNCLKRYLFVAKLITVAPQELENGDRVIVLEDVERHLLENTPEAVILRTLPNTAEKLTRHYSGTNPPYLDHRLAALLAEKGVEHLLLDLPSVDREQDEGKLLAHRAFWQYPHNTRTGATITELIYVPDAIEDGLYLLNLQLISLQLDASPSKPTLYRLNPH